A genomic window from Candidatus Zixiibacteriota bacterium includes:
- the rnc gene encoding ribonuclease III, with amino-acid sequence MRFLKRLFGKKVDSISKLEEEISYRFKDRELIETALRHRSSLKDTGLVSNERLEFLGDAVLGMIVSNFLYKKNRNLYEGDLTRMKAALVNEVILSRAALSFNLGDYLYLSVEEDKSGGRTKLSITADAMEALIGAVFLDGDIKAAENLIKKYLLNDYLKTIDDEKLHNYKGELLEYLQARGKSMPYYKVVDEIGPDHDKIFKVSVIINNDTYGEGQGKSKKEAEQHAACHALKTINNKQ; translated from the coding sequence TTGAGGTTTCTAAAGCGATTATTTGGTAAGAAAGTTGACTCTATAAGTAAATTAGAGGAGGAGATAAGCTACCGGTTCAAGGATCGAGAGTTGATAGAAACGGCATTAAGACATAGATCTTCCTTGAAAGATACGGGCTTAGTCTCAAACGAACGGCTTGAATTTTTAGGCGATGCCGTATTGGGTATGATAGTCTCAAACTTCCTTTATAAAAAAAATCGAAATCTTTATGAGGGCGACCTAACACGCATGAAAGCCGCTCTTGTCAATGAGGTGATTCTATCGAGAGCGGCGTTGTCGTTTAATCTTGGTGATTATTTGTATTTAAGCGTCGAGGAAGATAAATCCGGCGGCAGAACCAAACTCTCGATAACTGCGGATGCCATGGAGGCGCTGATTGGCGCGGTTTTCCTTGATGGCGATATTAAAGCGGCTGAAAATCTTATAAAAAAGTATCTTCTAAATGATTATCTGAAAACCATCGATGATGAAAAACTTCATAACTATAAAGGCGAACTCTTAGAATATCTTCAAGCAAGAGGGAAAAGCATGCCCTATTATAAAGTGGTAGATGAAATCGGTCCTGACCACGATAAAATATTCAAAGTAAGCGTAATCATCAATAATGACACGTACGGTGAAGGACAAGGCAAATCCAAAAAGGAAGCTGAACAACATGCCGCTTGCCATGCGCTTAAAACGATTAACAACAAACAATAA
- the fabF gene encoding beta-ketoacyl-ACP synthase II, translating into MRNQVVITGMGLVSPIGNTLDEFRDSLLNGKSGIGLTTKCDCSELTSKISGEVKGFDPLDFMTKKESRRVDLSQQYAIAAAHMAYDDSGLGQGNYDSNRAGVVIGSGIGGIITFENQHSLVVEGKANRISPFFIPMMIADMSAGMVSIRLGFKGPNYAAVSACASGSNAIGDAFQIIQRGSADIMITGGTEAAITVTAIAGFCNAKALSTRNDAPEKASRPFDKDRDGFIISEGSGIIVLENEEHARKRGAKIYGEMVGLGMSADAFHMTAPSPDGDGAARSMQAAIADAGISKDDINYINTHGTSTGLGDIAECLAIQKVFGDRAKKIPCNSTKSMTGHLLGATGAVEVIASLLQMKNKKLHPTTNHENPEEQCDLYFVHDGPIDYEIEYMLSNSFGFGGHNISLLLKNIANGI; encoded by the coding sequence ATGAGAAACCAAGTAGTTATAACCGGCATGGGGTTGGTGTCTCCGATTGGCAATACGCTTGATGAATTCCGGGACAGCCTTTTAAACGGCAAGTCCGGAATAGGATTAACCACCAAGTGCGATTGCTCTGAGCTGACTTCCAAAATATCGGGTGAGGTCAAAGGATTCGACCCGCTTGATTTCATGACCAAGAAAGAAAGCCGACGCGTAGATTTGTCGCAGCAGTACGCAATTGCCGCGGCGCACATGGCTTATGATGATTCCGGATTAGGTCAGGGCAATTATGATTCCAATCGCGCTGGCGTTGTTATTGGTTCTGGTATCGGGGGAATTATAACATTTGAAAACCAGCATTCACTTGTAGTTGAAGGCAAAGCTAATAGGATTTCTCCATTTTTTATCCCTATGATGATTGCCGACATGTCAGCCGGAATGGTATCGATTCGGCTTGGATTTAAAGGGCCAAATTATGCGGCAGTATCCGCCTGCGCCTCCGGTTCAAATGCAATCGGGGATGCTTTCCAGATTATTCAGCGCGGCAGCGCCGATATCATGATTACTGGCGGCACAGAGGCGGCAATTACCGTAACCGCCATAGCCGGATTCTGCAACGCTAAGGCTTTATCAACAAGAAATGACGCTCCCGAAAAAGCCTCGCGACCATTCGATAAAGATAGAGATGGTTTTATTATTAGCGAAGGCTCCGGTATTATTGTCCTCGAAAATGAGGAACATGCCCGCAAGCGCGGCGCTAAAATCTACGGTGAAATGGTAGGCTTGGGTATGTCCGCTGATGCTTTTCATATGACAGCCCCCTCTCCTGATGGAGACGGCGCCGCCAGAAGCATGCAGGCCGCTATTGCTGATGCCGGTATCAGCAAAGATGATATTAACTATATTAATACACATGGCACATCCACCGGACTTGGCGATATTGCCGAATGTCTGGCTATTCAAAAAGTCTTTGGCGATAGAGCTAAAAAAATCCCGTGTAATTCAACCAAGTCTATGACTGGCCATCTGCTGGGCGCTACCGGAGCCGTAGAGGTAATTGCCAGCTTACTTCAGATGAAAAACAAGAAGCTGCATCCTACTACAAATCATGAAAACCCGGAAGAGCAGTGCGATTTGTATTTTGTTCATGATGGTCCGATTGACTATGAAATTGAATATATGTTGTCCAATTCCTTTGGCTTCGGAGGACATAACATATCGCTTTTATTAAAAAATATAGCTAATGGCATTTGA
- a CDS encoding acyl carrier protein, protein MASIEERVKNIIVDSLNVDAEKVTPNASFVDDLDADSLDQVELILALEEEFDCQIPEDEAAKITNVGEAIEYLNKNL, encoded by the coding sequence ATGGCTTCTATCGAAGAAAGAGTAAAGAATATTATTGTTGATAGTTTAAATGTCGACGCTGAGAAAGTTACCCCTAATGCCAGTTTTGTTGATGATCTTGATGCTGATTCACTTGATCAGGTTGAATTGATTTTGGCTCTCGAAGAGGAATTCGATTGTCAGATTCCTGAGGATGAAGCGGCAAAGATTACCAATGTTGGCGAAGCTATCGAATATTTAAATAAAAATCTTTAA